In the genome of Candidatus Polarisedimenticolaceae bacterium, the window TGGCCCGGGACGCGAAGGTATGGGTCCACGAGCACGCGCCCGCGTTCCTTCATACAGGGAAGCTCCGCCAGCATCGGGTTCGCGGCGGTCCCCGCGGTCCACACGAGGGTGCGGGCCTCGACCGTCGTGCCGTCGGTGAGGCGGACGAGGTCGCCCTCCACCCTCGAGACCCTGGCCGAGGTGCGGATCTCGACGCCGCGCTCGGCGAGTTTCCGCTGGGCGTACCGCCCGAGCTCGGGGCCGAGCTCGGGGAGCACCACCTCCTGCGAGTGGACGAGGACCATCCGGAGGTCCTCGCGCTTCACGTTCGGGTAGTGCGGGAGGGCCTCGCGGACGAAGTCGTTCATCGCCGCGATCGTCTCGACTCCCGCGAAGCCGCCGCCCGCGACGACGAAACCCAGCAACGGGCGCCGCTCGTCGCAGGCGCACTCGGTGTCCGCCTCCTCGAGGTGCGCGATCATCCGGTTCCGCAGGTGCATCGCGTCGGCGAGCGTCTTCATCGTCCGTGCGCGCTCGGCGACCCCGGGAAGGCCGAAGAAGTTCGTGACCGAGCCGAGGGCGAGCACGAGGTGGTCGCAGGTGACCTCGTGTTCGTGACCGTCGGAGCCGTGGCGGAGCACCGCCGTCTTCGAAGGAAGGTCCACGCGGACGACATCCCCCTCGAAAAACTTCACGCGTCGGAGCAGCTTGCGCACCGGGCTGACGATGTTCGTCGGGTCGAGATCGCTCGCGGCGACCTCGTGCAGCATCGGCGTGAAGAGGAAGAAGTTCTCCCGGCCGACGAGGGTGATCTCGACGTCGGGGTCGCAGCCGATCGTGCGGTCGAGCTCGAGGGCGGTGTAGATCCCGCCGAACCCTCCGCCGAGGATGAGAATCCTTGTCCTGGTCTTCATGGCGGCGGTGGGATGCCGCGCCCGCGTCCCGGGATTCGCGAAACCGGTTCGCCCGGAGCGGCATCCCAGC includes:
- a CDS encoding NAD(P)/FAD-dependent oxidoreductase, with the translated sequence MKTRTRILILGGGFGGIYTALELDRTIGCDPDVEITLVGRENFFLFTPMLHEVAASDLDPTNIVSPVRKLLRRVKFFEGDVVRVDLPSKTAVLRHGSDGHEHEVTCDHLVLALGSVTNFFGLPGVAERARTMKTLADAMHLRNRMIAHLEEADTECACDERRPLLGFVVAGGGFAGVETIAAMNDFVREALPHYPNVKREDLRMVLVHSQEVVLPELGPELGRYAQRKLAERGVEIRTSARVSRVEGDLVRLTDGTTVEARTLVWTAGTAANPMLAELPCMKERGRVLVDPYLRVPGHPGVWAVGDAASVPDGTGGFHPPTAQHAIREGRTLARNVAASIRGEALRPFTFATLGLLASIGRRTGVARILGVNFSGFLAWWMWRTIYLSKLPRFEKKLRVALDWTLDLFFSKDLVQYLDVDAVKPETKPKPALEAAHHG